The following proteins are co-located in the Clostridiales bacterium genome:
- a CDS encoding dihydrodipicolinate reductase, with protein sequence MENVKVIIWGLGAMGSGMAEMLLKKKGVEIVGVAGRGSKVGRSMYEFLSIERGDRQDVIIGSPEDVITEKAADVVLCCTDSFTKNAFDRLKFVLEKKINVVSSAEEMAYPKAQSPELAAELDKIAKENGVSILGTGINPGLIMDLLVVIMTGCCEEVEHIVSRRVNSLSPFGPVVMEEQGIGITEEEFRKGVETGKLSGHVGFHESIHMIADAIGWDVDKVTQSMEPIKTDVDRKSPYGFAKAGNVAGCAMKGFGYVDGELKIEMDHPQQIEPEQVGVQTGDYVIIKGTPNINMVNSPEVPGGIGTIAMCVNMIPHVINARPGLHTMIDLPVPRAIMGDMRNMISEEAKIVK encoded by the coding sequence ATGGAAAATGTAAAAGTAATAATCTGGGGTCTTGGAGCAATGGGCTCCGGTATGGCTGAAATGCTTCTGAAAAAAAAGGGAGTTGAGATTGTTGGCGTAGCAGGCAGAGGAAGTAAAGTCGGCCGCAGCATGTACGAGTTCCTTTCCATAGAAAGAGGCGACCGCCAGGATGTAATCATCGGCTCGCCGGAAGACGTCATTACAGAAAAAGCAGCAGACGTTGTTCTGTGCTGCACCGACTCCTTTACAAAGAATGCATTTGACAGGCTGAAGTTTGTCCTTGAAAAGAAAATCAACGTGGTTTCCAGTGCAGAGGAGATGGCATATCCCAAGGCACAGTCTCCTGAACTAGCTGCTGAGCTCGATAAAATTGCAAAAGAAAACGGTGTCTCCATTCTGGGAACCGGAATCAATCCTGGTCTCATCATGGATCTGCTGGTGGTTATCATGACCGGCTGCTGTGAAGAGGTGGAACATATTGTGTCAAGAAGAGTAAACAGCTTATCTCCATTTGGTCCTGTTGTTATGGAAGAGCAAGGAATTGGAATCACAGAAGAAGAATTCAGAAAAGGCGTTGAAACTGGAAAATTATCCGGACATGTCGGCTTCCATGAATCCATCCATATGATCGCAGATGCCATTGGTTGGGATGTAGACAAAGTAACCCAGTCTATGGAGCCGATCAAAACAGACGTAGACAGAAAATCGCCTTATGGATTTGCAAAGGCTGGCAATGTTGCAGGCTGTGCAATGAAAGGTTTCGGATATGTTGACGGAGAATTAAAGATCGAAATGGATCATCCTCAACAGATTGAGCCGGAGCAGGTAGGCGTGCAGACAGGCGATTATGTAATTATCAAGGGAACACCTAATATCAATATGGTAAATTCTCCAGAAGTACCCGGAGGAATCGGCACCATAGCAATGTGTGTTAATATGATCCCTCATGTCATCAACGCTAGACCTGGTCTTCACACCATGATCGACCTGCCGGTTCCAAGAGCCATCATGGGAGATATGAGAAATATGATCAGTGAAGAAGCTAAAATTGTAAAATAA
- a CDS encoding LuxR family transcriptional regulator, whose translation MKLKHNEKLDVENILKDLDQYRPKRRGWTWRTPEANLEMVPFTYHDATTPLENSIGLPSSKYFDGIDPQPSPVITTEIASGRFEDDIRRMRMAAWHGADHIMVIRTAGQSHMDGLIEGTPQGIGGVPITRKQVRAQRKALDLIEEEVGRPINYHSYVSGVAGPDVAVMFAEEGINGAHQDPQYNVLYRNINMVRSFVDACESKRILAWADIAQIDGAHNANATARQAWKVMPELIVQHAINSLFSEKVGIKPTNICLSTVPPTAPPAPCVYMDLPYAVALRDICDKYRMRAQMNTKYMEASAREATVTHVLNMLISKLTRADIQSTITPDEGRNVPWHIYNIEACDTAKQTLTGLDGLMEMIELKSDGPLREKAREIKERACLFMEEIVAAGGYFKAVEEGFFVDSGMYPERNGDGIARKAEGGIGYGYVYERDEDYFAPVTAHFGYNNVEQYGGNPENPSELIGGCTFEDPDKIVYIDELDDVDNVKVRMEETAKYRNSDMIKPEMEWMADGTVMMNMFIPTNRRVAEVVAVEIAKKMNLQDPEVINREVMQEAEGTRIELKGRVPFDIDLSTLVIPPEPQLLSEDEIRTDIEQYPMKIVCGTVGEDEHSVGLREIIDIKHGGIERFGIEVHYLGTSVPVEKLVDAAVELNADAILASTIISHDNIHYKNMKRIHELAVEKGIRDNVIIAAGGTQVIPEEAVKTGVDAGFGRNSHGIDVATFLVEKRREMRN comes from the coding sequence ATGAAATTGAAGCATAACGAGAAATTGGATGTTGAAAACATCTTAAAGGACCTGGATCAATACAGACCAAAGAGAAGAGGCTGGACCTGGAGAACGCCGGAAGCAAATCTTGAAATGGTTCCTTTTACGTACCACGATGCCACAACACCCCTTGAAAACAGCATCGGGCTTCCATCCTCAAAATATTTTGACGGAATCGATCCCCAGCCGTCTCCGGTTATCACAACGGAGATTGCATCAGGACGTTTTGAAGATGATATCCGCCGCATGAGAATGGCTGCCTGGCATGGTGCTGATCATATCATGGTTATCCGAACTGCGGGACAGTCCCATATGGACGGACTCATTGAAGGAACTCCGCAAGGAATTGGAGGCGTTCCCATCACGAGAAAACAGGTGAGGGCGCAAAGAAAAGCACTGGATCTCATTGAAGAGGAAGTGGGCAGACCCATCAATTACCACTCCTACGTTTCAGGTGTTGCAGGACCTGATGTTGCCGTTATGTTTGCCGAAGAAGGAATCAACGGGGCCCATCAGGACCCTCAGTATAACGTACTCTATCGGAATATCAATATGGTTCGTTCTTTTGTAGACGCCTGTGAATCAAAGAGAATTCTTGCGTGGGCAGACATTGCACAGATTGACGGGGCACATAATGCAAATGCTACCGCAAGGCAGGCCTGGAAGGTTATGCCAGAGCTTATCGTTCAGCATGCGATCAACTCCCTGTTCTCAGAAAAGGTCGGCATCAAGCCAACCAACATCTGTCTTTCAACAGTGCCACCAACTGCTCCGCCGGCTCCCTGTGTTTACATGGATCTGCCCTATGCGGTTGCACTCCGGGACATCTGTGATAAATACAGAATGAGAGCCCAGATGAACACCAAGTATATGGAAGCGTCCGCTAGAGAGGCGACAGTAACCCATGTACTTAACATGCTGATATCAAAACTCACGAGAGCGGATATTCAGTCCACCATCACTCCGGATGAGGGAAGAAACGTACCATGGCACATCTATAATATAGAAGCCTGCGATACTGCAAAACAGACCTTGACAGGACTTGACGGCCTCATGGAAATGATTGAGCTCAAGAGCGATGGTCCTCTCCGTGAAAAAGCAAGAGAAATCAAGGAAAGAGCCTGCCTATTCATGGAGGAAATCGTGGCTGCAGGCGGTTACTTCAAAGCAGTAGAAGAGGGCTTCTTCGTTGATTCTGGCATGTATCCTGAGAGAAACGGTGATGGGATTGCCAGAAAAGCGGAAGGCGGAATCGGATACGGCTACGTTTATGAAAGAGACGAAGATTATTTTGCACCGGTTACGGCGCATTTCGGATACAACAATGTCGAGCAGTACGGCGGAAATCCTGAAAACCCATCTGAACTCATCGGAGGCTGTACATTTGAAGATCCGGATAAAATTGTCTACATCGATGAACTGGACGATGTTGATAATGTAAAAGTCCGCATGGAAGAAACCGCAAAATACAGAAACAGTGATATGATCAAACCGGAAATGGAATGGATGGCTGACGGAACTGTGATGATGAACATGTTCATTCCTACAAACAGAAGAGTCGCGGAAGTAGTAGCGGTTGAAATCGCAAAGAAGATGAATCTGCAGGACCCGGAAGTAATCAACCGGGAAGTAATGCAGGAAGCGGAAGGTACGAGAATCGAACTGAAGGGCAGAGTTCCGTTTGATATCGACCTTTCCACCCTTGTCATTCCGCCGGAACCACAACTTCTCAGCGAAGACGAGATCCGTACGGATATTGAACAGTATCCGATGAAAATCGTGTGCGGAACCGTTGGAGAAGACGAGCACTCAGTGGGCCTGCGCGAAATCATCGATATCAAGCATGGAGGCATCGAACGATTTGGTATCGAAGTCCACTATCTGGGAACCTCAGTGCCCGTTGAAAAGCTTGTTGATGCAGCGGTGGAACTGAATGCAGATGCGATCCTTGCCTCCACCATCATCAGCCATGATAATATCCACTATAAGAATATGAAACGGATTCATGAGCTGGCAGTGGAAAAGGGAATCAGGGACAATGTGATCATCGCCGCAGGCGGAACCCAGGTTATTCCCGAGGAAGCTGTAAAAACAGGCGTTGATGCCGGTTTTGGAAGAAACAGCCATGGTATCGACGTGGCTACGTTCCTTGTGGAGAAACGCAGAGAAATGCGAAATTAA
- a CDS encoding 2-amino-4-ketopentanoate thiolase has translation MIKKGEWVRIHKIILQPSERAPQVPEDTKQVPLEMWDKGFLQEDAEIGDEVTIETVTGRTETGTLIEVNPYYEHDFGKFVPELLAIDKQVRGILFGGDQA, from the coding sequence ATGATTAAAAAAGGTGAATGGGTGAGAATCCATAAGATCATTCTGCAGCCTTCCGAAAGAGCTCCTCAGGTACCGGAGGATACAAAACAGGTTCCTCTGGAAATGTGGGATAAGGGCTTTTTACAGGAGGATGCGGAAATTGGAGATGAAGTCACGATAGAAACCGTTACGGGCAGAACGGAAACTGGAACCCTGATCGAAGTAAATCCTTACTACGAACATGATTTCGGAAAGTTCGTGCCGGAGCTTCTGGCTATCGATAAGCAGGTGAGAGGCATCTTATTCGGAGGTGATCAGGCATGA
- a CDS encoding PLP-dependent lyase/thiolase gives MTIANDYQSVMGRKAEIMLKSVGIDYSAFESGSIAFDYEKMMRETGYTLEEMQEIQYSVNVGNTPVLELKNLTALARKCAPLGKGARIFIKDEAANPSGSFKARRAANAVYHAKRLGYKGVIAATSGNYGAAVASQAAIAGLKCIIVQECYDSKGVGQPEIVEKARKCEALGAEVVQLSVGPELFYKFLLLLEETGYFNASLYTPFGIAGVETLGYEIAMQFREKYGKDPDAVVCTNAGGGNLTGTARGLRKAGANSTVIGASVNLAGLHMASDGQFNRKSFTTGHTGFGMPFSSWPDRSDVPRSAARPLRYMDRYVTIAQGEVFYITETLASLEGLEKGPAGNTALAAAFAIAQEMDQDEMILVQETEYTGAGKHIQPQISFAKDNGIEVFFGDPSEEVPGKTIIFPSHPSMIKARDVDLDHMRRSLIKTAVNNCSGVLTEEDILFLAEETKTDEGFVKGVLKSL, from the coding sequence ATGACTATAGCAAACGACTATCAATCAGTAATGGGCCGAAAAGCTGAAATCATGCTGAAATCCGTAGGAATTGATTATTCAGCATTCGAAAGCGGATCCATCGCCTTTGACTATGAAAAGATGATGAGAGAGACCGGATACACCTTGGAGGAGATGCAGGAAATCCAGTACAGTGTCAACGTGGGAAATACTCCTGTTCTCGAACTGAAAAATCTTACGGCACTGGCACGAAAATGCGCTCCGCTTGGAAAGGGCGCCAGAATTTTTATCAAGGATGAAGCAGCGAACCCCTCCGGAAGCTTTAAGGCAAGACGTGCTGCAAATGCCGTTTACCATGCTAAGCGATTGGGATATAAGGGCGTAATTGCCGCAACCAGCGGAAACTACGGAGCAGCTGTGGCTTCCCAGGCGGCCATAGCAGGGCTGAAATGTATCATCGTTCAGGAATGCTATGACTCAAAGGGTGTAGGGCAGCCTGAAATCGTAGAAAAAGCAAGAAAATGCGAAGCACTTGGTGCGGAGGTCGTTCAGCTCTCCGTTGGACCTGAGCTGTTCTATAAATTCCTCCTGCTTCTTGAGGAGACGGGATATTTTAATGCCTCTTTGTATACTCCATTCGGTATCGCAGGGGTAGAAACCCTTGGATATGAGATTGCAATGCAGTTTCGAGAAAAATATGGAAAAGACCCGGATGCGGTGGTCTGCACCAATGCCGGGGGAGGAAATCTCACCGGAACTGCGAGAGGGCTGCGAAAAGCCGGGGCAAACTCAACGGTGATTGGAGCCAGCGTTAATCTGGCTGGACTGCACATGGCCTCAGACGGGCAATTTAACAGAAAATCATTTACTACAGGACATACGGGTTTTGGAATGCCGTTTTCTTCCTGGCCGGATCGTTCTGATGTTCCAAGATCGGCAGCAAGACCTCTGCGGTATATGGATCGCTACGTTACCATTGCCCAAGGCGAAGTCTTTTATATTACAGAAACCCTTGCAAGTCTCGAGGGACTGGAAAAAGGACCTGCCGGAAACACTGCCCTGGCAGCAGCATTTGCTATCGCACAGGAGATGGATCAGGATGAAATGATTCTTGTTCAGGAAACAGAATATACGGGAGCCGGAAAGCATATTCAGCCCCAGATATCCTTCGCAAAAGATAATGGAATTGAAGTATTTTTCGGAGATCCAAGTGAAGAGGTTCCGGGTAAGACCATCATTTTCCCATCCCATCCTTCCATGATTAAAGCGAGAGATGTTGATCTTGACCATATGAGACGTTCCTTAATCAAGACTGCGGTAAACAACTGCAGCGGCGTGCTTACGGAAGAGGATATCCTGTTCCTGGCAGAGGAAACGAAGACCGATGAGGGGTTTGTAAAAGGGGTTTTAAAATCTCTGTAG
- a CDS encoding PAS domain-containing protein, translated as MKIREYEFIMQKVLQVVDEGVHVLDREGNTIVYNEAMSRLEKMQRKGVLKRPFTEVFKNMSAEESTLLQALHHMKVTLNKQQTYLNRDGKVINAINSTIPVIYNDNVIAAIEVSKDVTDIRKMSNTILDLHKEKLEPEKTKAHRIRKYCFDNLIGQNKKFLEVISTAKKAAKSTASVFLYGETGTGKELIAQSIHFDSGRKERPFLAQNCAALPESLLEGILFGTAKGGFTGAIDREGLFEQADGGTLLLDEISAMPYELQGKLLRVLQEDYIRRVGGTEDIPIDVRIIATINERPEHLIQSGKLRKDLYYRLNIIGIDLPPLREKKDDILLLAEKFIEKYNKRYGKNVTSISEGAKEKLLHYDYPGNVRELENIIMAAISMADEELQLTEKHILINNEDKDMTKGPYDFSQVGMDWYLEQMEKEMITLALAKYSGNVSKSADYLKIKRQTLQHKMKKYQL; from the coding sequence ATGAAAATCAGAGAATATGAGTTTATTATGCAAAAGGTTCTCCAAGTGGTTGATGAGGGCGTTCACGTACTCGACCGAGAGGGGAATACCATCGTATATAACGAAGCCATGTCACGCCTTGAGAAGATGCAGAGGAAAGGTGTTTTGAAAAGACCATTTACTGAGGTCTTTAAAAATATGAGTGCAGAAGAGAGCACTTTGCTTCAAGCGCTTCATCACATGAAGGTAACCCTGAACAAGCAGCAAACCTATCTGAATCGAGACGGAAAGGTTATTAATGCGATCAACAGCACGATTCCTGTCATTTATAATGATAATGTGATTGCAGCGATAGAGGTATCCAAGGATGTGACAGACATACGAAAGATGTCTAATACGATTCTGGATCTGCATAAGGAAAAACTGGAGCCTGAAAAAACAAAAGCACATCGTATCAGAAAATATTGCTTCGATAATCTGATCGGTCAGAACAAAAAATTTCTTGAGGTGATCTCCACAGCTAAAAAAGCCGCTAAGAGTACTGCTTCAGTCTTTCTCTATGGTGAAACGGGAACTGGGAAAGAGCTGATCGCACAGAGTATTCATTTTGATAGTGGAAGGAAGGAACGTCCTTTTCTTGCCCAAAATTGTGCAGCCTTACCGGAGAGCCTTCTGGAAGGGATTCTATTTGGTACAGCAAAGGGAGGCTTTACAGGAGCCATCGACAGGGAGGGGCTATTTGAACAGGCAGATGGTGGAACGCTGCTTCTTGATGAGATCAGTGCTATGCCCTATGAGCTTCAGGGAAAGCTGCTGAGAGTTCTGCAGGAAGACTATATCCGAAGGGTGGGTGGTACTGAGGATATTCCCATCGACGTTCGCATCATTGCGACGATCAACGAACGTCCGGAGCACCTGATTCAGAGCGGAAAGCTGCGGAAGGATCTCTATTATCGCTTGAATATTATAGGAATCGATTTGCCGCCTCTCCGGGAAAAGAAAGACGATATTCTCCTTTTAGCGGAAAAATTCATTGAGAAATATAACAAGCGCTATGGTAAAAATGTAACGTCTATTTCTGAGGGAGCTAAGGAAAAACTTTTGCATTATGATTACCCGGGTAATGTCAGAGAACTAGAGAATATCATTATGGCTGCTATTTCTATGGCAGATGAAGAGCTGCAACTAACGGAGAAGCATATTCTCATCAACAATGAAGATAAGGATATGACAAAAGGGCCGTATGATTTCAGCCAGGTTGGCATGGATTGGTATTTGGAGCAGATGGAAAAAGAAATGATCACTCTGGCTTTGGCCAAATACAGCGGAAATGTTTCAAAATCAGCAGATTATTTAAAGATAAAAAGACAGACTTTACAGCACAAAATGAAGAAATATCAGCTTTAA
- a CDS encoding ornithine aminomutase: MKRADDFQERRKHIAGLTDEELYQRFWQLTEQVVNPLLELGKKNTTPSVERSVLLRMGISSLETKPIVEGCMDRGLMGKGAGHVVYKLAKAKNIDIKEAGTLLAQGKCWDEAAALFKGGK; this comes from the coding sequence ATGAAAAGAGCAGATGATTTTCAGGAAAGAAGAAAACACATCGCTGGCCTGACAGATGAAGAACTCTACCAGAGATTCTGGCAGCTGACAGAGCAGGTGGTGAATCCTCTTCTGGAACTTGGGAAAAAGAATACAACGCCTTCCGTTGAACGATCCGTGCTGCTTCGAATGGGCATTTCCTCTCTTGAGACAAAGCCCATTGTGGAAGGCTGCATGGACAGAGGCCTAATGGGAAAAGGCGCAGGACATGTGGTATATAAGCTGGCAAAGGCAAAGAACATCGACATCAAAGAAGCCGGAACCCTCCTTGCCCAGGGAAAATGCTGGGATGAAGCAGCAGCGTTATTCAAGGGAGGAAAATAA
- a CDS encoding winged helix-turn-helix transcriptional regulator yields the protein MQGDKNMRLRKESDEMQEEEILLIARVSDALAHPARIKIYRYIMQSNRNRTPVCNKDVVAAFDYSQATISQHIKKLVEAELVQVKKDDKYSMYYANIGILGKYLNATKKFE from the coding sequence ATGCAAGGAGATAAAAATATGAGACTCAGAAAAGAATCCGATGAAATGCAGGAAGAGGAGATCCTTTTAATCGCAAGGGTATCTGACGCGCTTGCCCATCCCGCCAGGATTAAGATCTACCGCTATATCATGCAGAGCAACAGAAACAGGACTCCTGTTTGTAATAAAGATGTAGTCGCTGCTTTCGACTATTCCCAGGCTACAATATCCCAGCATATTAAAAAGCTGGTGGAAGCAGAACTTGTACAGGTCAAGAAAGATGATAAGTATTCCATGTACTATGCCAACATCGGAATTCTCGGCAAATACCTTAATGCGACAAAGAAATTTGAATAG
- a CDS encoding sodium:proton antiporter, with protein sequence MLLAYILVLCSNIVVFANETGEQHNLGESLPIWSVLPFVGMLLSIAVFPLVKPEWWEHHMLKVVIFWSLVFLVPFGVVFGSEMLIFNILEIVLLDYLPFIILLFGLFVVAGGIILRGTLIGTPKVNIVLLLIGTILASWVGTTGASMLLIRPVIRANQWREKKTHIIVFFIFLVSNIGGCLTPVGDPPLFLGFLRGIPFFWTLKLAPMFLLNTVILLTVLYFIDHYYYKKELASGKSPRDVMDDGPKKPLRVEGLHNLIFMGMIIGAVILNGVLPNFAAFADQVTGEIHGVHIFEGVVVGYNSILQMVMILTAALLSMKTTKKIIRSDNCFTWVSIKEVATLFIGIFITMIPALALLKANGSSLGVTNPLEFFWATGALSSFLDNAPTYLVFLTTAGSLGMAKGLATAVGTVSVKVLMAISAGAVFMGANTYIGNAPNFMVRSIAEENKIVMPSFFGYMLWSLCFLIPLFLIDTLIFFR encoded by the coding sequence ATGCTACTGGCATACATACTCGTGTTGTGCAGCAATATTGTCGTGTTTGCAAATGAAACCGGAGAGCAACACAATCTAGGTGAATCACTTCCGATTTGGAGCGTGCTTCCATTCGTCGGAATGTTATTATCGATTGCGGTCTTCCCGTTGGTCAAGCCTGAATGGTGGGAACATCACATGCTAAAAGTTGTTATTTTTTGGTCTCTCGTTTTTCTTGTACCTTTTGGAGTTGTTTTTGGCAGCGAAATGTTGATCTTTAACATTCTCGAGATCGTTCTGCTGGATTACTTACCTTTCATTATTTTGTTATTTGGCCTGTTTGTGGTGGCAGGTGGTATTATCTTGAGAGGTACCTTGATTGGAACGCCAAAAGTAAATATTGTGCTGCTTTTAATTGGGACGATACTGGCCAGCTGGGTGGGAACCACCGGAGCAAGTATGCTTCTGATCAGGCCTGTGATCCGTGCCAATCAATGGAGAGAAAAGAAGACCCACATTATCGTATTCTTTATCTTTCTCGTATCCAATATAGGAGGCTGCTTGACTCCGGTAGGAGATCCCCCTCTTTTCCTAGGATTCTTAAGGGGAATTCCGTTCTTTTGGACACTGAAGCTTGCCCCTATGTTCCTGCTGAACACGGTAATCTTATTGACAGTACTTTACTTCATAGATCACTACTACTATAAAAAAGAATTGGCTTCAGGTAAGAGCCCTAGAGATGTTATGGATGACGGACCAAAGAAGCCATTGCGGGTGGAAGGACTTCACAATCTGATCTTTATGGGAATGATCATTGGAGCTGTTATCTTAAATGGGGTTCTTCCCAATTTCGCCGCATTTGCGGATCAGGTAACCGGAGAAATCCACGGAGTACATATTTTTGAAGGTGTAGTTGTAGGCTATAACAGTATCCTTCAGATGGTAATGATACTAACCGCGGCACTCCTATCCATGAAGACCACAAAAAAAATCATCCGGTCAGACAACTGTTTCACTTGGGTTAGTATCAAGGAGGTAGCGACCCTCTTTATCGGCATTTTTATTACCATGATACCTGCGCTGGCTTTGCTCAAGGCAAATGGATCGTCCCTTGGAGTTACAAATCCTTTGGAGTTTTTCTGGGCCACAGGAGCACTCTCATCCTTCCTGGACAATGCGCCAACCTATCTGGTCTTCTTGACCACCGCTGGATCGCTTGGCATGGCCAAAGGTCTTGCCACGGCAGTCGGCACAGTCAGTGTGAAAGTTCTGATGGCTATTTCAGCAGGTGCAGTATTTATGGGAGCCAATACTTATATCGGAAATGCTCCGAATTTTATGGTGCGGTCTATTGCGGAAGAAAATAAAATCGTAATGCCAAGCTTTTTCGGATACATGCTGTGGTCCTTATGCTTCCTTATCCCGCTGTTTCTAATCGATACGCTGATATTCTTCCGATAA
- a CDS encoding GNAT family N-acetyltransferase encodes MIETERLFMVEAVEDEINSIIELESHKENRDFIWIGTYEEHKAEIADRNHLLLVFKRKEDSAIVGFSLIKMDFKSDVFELRRIAVSEKRKGYGKEAMLALLRYAFEEKNMNRFWLDVYPDNFIGIHLYEGLGMHRDGVLRQNYKSERGYLDQIIYSMLQNEYFKIDLKEENCYES; translated from the coding sequence ATGATTGAGACAGAGCGTCTTTTTATGGTAGAAGCGGTTGAGGATGAAATAAACTCAATCATTGAACTGGAAAGTCACAAGGAGAATCGAGACTTTATTTGGATCGGTACATATGAGGAACATAAAGCGGAGATTGCTGATAGAAATCATCTGCTCCTTGTATTCAAAAGGAAGGAAGATTCCGCTATTGTAGGCTTTTCATTGATAAAAATGGATTTCAAATCTGATGTTTTTGAGCTTCGCAGAATTGCAGTATCCGAAAAACGAAAGGGGTATGGCAAAGAGGCCATGCTTGCACTGCTTCGATATGCATTCGAAGAGAAAAATATGAATCGTTTCTGGCTTGACGTTTATCCCGACAATTTTATCGGGATTCATTTATATGAGGGACTGGGAATGCATCGTGACGGAGTGCTGAGGCAGAATTACAAATCGGAAAGAGGATATCTCGACCAAATTATTTATTCCATGCTGCAAAACGAATACTTTAAAATAGATCTAAAAGAGGAGAACTGTTATGAAAGTTGA